In the Nocardia asteroides genome, CAGCGAGCCGAGCCGCTCGCCGCGTGCCGGTGCCTTCAGCACCGCGATGCTCAGGGTGCGGCCGTCGGGGTCGGTGTGGTCCAGCGGCACCTCGAGCCGGGCGCACTGCAGCGCCGGATCGCCGGCGAACGCCTGTTCGTCGGCGGCCGTCGTGGCGTACCCGGCGCACGGGCCGAAGGTGAGTTGCTGGCCGTAGAAGCGGTCCAGGTCCGGTGGTGCGTCGGCGCTGCAGGCGGCGAGGCCGAGCAGCAGCGGTAGCGTGGCGAGCAGGGCGAACTTACGCATGGGTGTCCCCTCGGTCGGTCTTCATCGCGAGGCCGATGAGCCGCATGACGTCGAGCTGGGCCGGGTTGTAGAGGTCGCGCATGGCGACGCCGATGGTCTGGGCGGCGCGCTGCGGGGGCAGGTCGAGCTCGCGCATGTCCGGGTGCGCGGCGAGCAGTTGCCGGATCCGCGGCACCATGCGCTCGGCCAGGTCGCGGCGGGTCGCGGGGTCGGCGTCGGCGGGCAGGTCGTCGAACTCGCGGTCGACCGCGGTCGGTTCGTCGGAGCGGATCAGCTCGGCGTAGGCGTCGAGCTGGTCGCCGGTGAGCAGCCTGCTCAGCACCGTCACCATGCCGCGGTCGGCGCTGGTGAGGTCGGCCTCGGCCGCGGCCAGCGCCAGCTCCGGCGGCAGGTCGGTCGGCGGCGCGTGCCGCAGCAGCAGCTGCAACTCGACCCTGGCCCGTTGCAGCCGTTCGATGGTGGCCGCCAGCTCGTTGTCCAGCGCGCGCAGCGCCGCCTCCGGGTGCTCGTTGGCGTCGCCCATCTCGGCGATCTGCGGCAGCGAGAAGCCGAGCTCGGTCAGCCGCTTGATCTGTAGCAGCCGCACCAGGTGGGTGACGCCGTAGTGCTTGTAGTTGTTGCTGCCCCGCTCGGGCTCGGGCAGCAGCCCGACCTCGTGGTAGTGCCGCACCGTGCGCAGGCTGGTCCCGGCGAGCTCGGCGAGCTGCCTGGTGCTCCACCCCATGCTGTCCTCCTCGGGTCGGTCGGTGCGGCCAGTCTGGGGTGTGCCGCAGCGGCACAGTCAAGGGTGATCCGGGTCATGCCCGGAATGTCTTGAGTATGCCGTTGCGGCCGGGTGTGTCATGGAGGTCGTCCCCGCTCGACGGAAAGGAACGCCATGATCGGTGTCGAGGAGTTCTTCGGCTCACCCGCCTTCAGCGCACCCGTCATCTCCCCGGACGGCACCCGCATCGCCTACCTCGCCCCGCGCGGTAACCGGATGAACATCTGGGTCCGGGATGTCGAGGGTGGCGAACCGCGCTGCGTCACCGCCGACGAGACCCGAAATGTACAGAACGTCTTCTGGTCCAGGGATTCCCGCTGGCTGCTCTACGCCCAGGACGAGGGCGGGAACGAGCTGTGGCACCTCTTCCGCGCCGACCCGGACGCCCCCGAGGCGGCCGCTGTCGACCTCACCCCGTTCCCCGGCGTCGCCGCGCTGGCCCCGGAGCTGCCCGCGCACCGGCCCGGCATCGTGCAGCTCCAGCTGAACAAGCGCGACCCCGTCGCCTTCGACCTCTACGAGCTGGACATCGAATCCGGCGAGCTCACCGAGGTGACCCGGAATCCCGGTGGGATCGGCTCCTACCTGCGCGCCCCCGACGGCACGGTCTACGGCACCGGGCTCACCGACGCCGGCGACCTCGAACTCACCCGGATCGCTCCGGATGGTCCGCGGCGCATCGCCCGCTTCGCCGGCCGCGACTACCCCATGCACATCGCGCCCTTCCGGCTCACGCCGGACGGCACCGGCGTCTGGATGGGCTCCAACCAGGGCACCGACCGCATGCGGCTGGTCCGGCTCGACCTGGCCACCGGCGCCAGGACCGCCGTGGACAGCCACCCGTCCTTCGACCTCGACCCGCGCTCGACGGTCGACCCGGCGGCGCCGGACCCGCTCATCACCGACCGTGCGACCGGGAACTGCTCGGCGTGCGCTACCTGGACGAACGGCTGGAGATCCGGGCACTGGACCCGGGCTTCGCCGAGATCCTGGACCGCCTGACCGCGCTCTCGGACGGCGATATCGAGACGCTCTCCGCCGACGACTCCGGGCAGCGCTGGGTGGTGACCTTCGAGC is a window encoding:
- a CDS encoding MerR family transcriptional regulator, producing MGWSTRQLAELAGTSLRTVRHYHEVGLLPEPERGSNNYKHYGVTHLVRLLQIKRLTELGFSLPQIAEMGDANEHPEAALRALDNELAATIERLQRARVELQLLLRHAPPTDLPPELALAAAEADLTSADRGMVTVLSRLLTGDQLDAYAELIRSDEPTAVDREFDDLPADADPATRRDLAERMVPRIRQLLAAHPDMRELDLPPQRAAQTIGVAMRDLYNPAQLDVMRLIGLAMKTDRGDTHA